In the Hevea brasiliensis isolate MT/VB/25A 57/8 chromosome 8, ASM3005281v1, whole genome shotgun sequence genome, aatttttttttcatgaaattaatttaaaaaaattaaattgaaagagctcaaatttaaatttgaattccattcatttaaattttattaagttTGGGCTCAATTTAATTAGACTTTTAATTTACtagtttataaatttaattatgagttcgttttaaatataatttattttttaaattcataaatttgaaattgactcattaaacttaattaatcaatttaaaaaaaattataatgttatagcttcaataaatcataattattaaattaataattataaacatactactaattaaattatgataaccataaattatgtattttaattatatatttgattttataataatattatcacatttaattattagttaaaattatatatatatacataaaataaaaattaacataTTAACATATAAATTAGTTGgcttatttttcaaatttttttcttaaatagtttagtcaaattacattaattatattacaaattacaattaattaaaattcatatatttaaataatgatatttaaaattaaatttaactaaaataattaaaaatttttaattaaatttaaattaattaaaatattaaaattattaataaatttaaaattagacaAAATTTTTATGAATATTCTATCCATCCATCGCTATGCCTAAAACGCGtttaaattaagatttatttaaaaatttatttttaaataagactagctttattatattatattatattatattattatatatacatagatagattagttataaaaattaaataagcaaACTTATAATAATAAACAAAAAATTCTTCAATAACATGATTTGTTTAGTAAATTATGCATGTTGCTCCCTTTGGATTTATGATCCAGCACAAAATATGCAAGTTCGCAAAAGTTTGATAACAAGAGCTGATTTAGAAGAGTCTTGTCTTAATAGTTGAGTCTCAATTGAACAAATGAAACAGAAAAATAGAACTGACCTAGAAATCCAGGATTTCTATATTAATAAAAGAACTTGGACACAACAAAAATCCCTCGCAGCTGTTCACGTTTCAGCTGCCACAATTTAAGCTGAAATTAATACAAATTTGTCAAGAACGAGAGTTGCTGCAGCTTGCAAGCATTCACCTATTTATTTACAAATGGATGTTCTAAAAGCTCAGCAGTAGTGGGACGATCCTTTGGATTAACTTTTAGGCATCGCTGGATAAAGTCTCGCGAATCATCTGACAGAGAATCAGGAAGAGAAGGTAGGTGGCCTTTTCCAATCCGATAAATTAATTGACCTTTTTCCAAACCCAAATCAGAGTATGGAGGTTTTCCGGTTAACATCTCCAATACAGTGCACCCAACGCTCCATATATCAGCTTGAAACCCATACCCTCCTGCTTTCTTGTTATTAAAAACCTCAGGAGCCATCCAGTATACAGTCCCTTTACAGGACTTAATGATTGCATTTGAGTTGGTTACTTTTGCTAATCCAAAATCTGCGATTTTCACacatccattttcatccaccaataCATTGGCACATTTGATGTCCCTGTGAACAACATTTCGCTCATGGAGATAATTCAAGCCTTTCAATATCTGTTTCGTGTACACAGACACATGGGAATCCTGCAGCGGAAATTCTTTATAAACCTTTTCAAGGGAGCCCTTACTTACAAGCTCGAGGAAAACATAGAGCTTCGATTCATCCTTACTTGTGCcaaagtatttaactacatttggATGGGTGAGCTGACATAATAAATCAACCTCTTTCTCAAGTTGGTCAATAATCCCTCCATCTGGCAATAGAAGTTCCTTCACAGCAAAGAAGAATCCATCAACCGCAAATCCTTCATAGACTGATCCAAATGACCCGCTCCCCAGTCGCACACCCCTCCGCCAATTTGTAATATTGCGACCCTTTCTTCTTACCTGCCAAGTAAAATTGCTTCTATGAGTTAATTTTAGAAAATTCACAGCATGTATGCGTTTTACTAGGAAAGTGAATTAGTAATCATGGTTCAATGCCAATGAGCTTTAGCTTAATAGTTTTAGAGTAATCTCCACAATTGTGAAGTCTAAGTTCAATCACCGATTGAATTCAAATAAACTAAAAGGAAAAATCATGCTTCAGAAATTATGGACTTCCTATTCCACATACCTTTTGGAACCGATGCATCAGGGTATCACTTTTATTGCAGTCattgttcaaaaattttctcttGTTGAGTTGTGAAGTTCCACTAATTTTGCATCCGCATAGTGACTCATTAAAGTCTTTAAGACCCCGTCCGTTAAAAGAGAACAACTGGTCGATTGATGTACCAAAAACATTATCAAATCCTTTTCTGAAAAATAATAGCTGATTAGAAATAGATTTGACAAAGCGATGTTGAATTAGACGATCAACATAAGACTCCCTGCTACTTTTGCTATTCACGTGGCTTAGTTCTGTGCTCCATTGGCGCCCCAATTCAGCTTCAGCGAATTCTAGAACTTCAGAGTCAATGAGCTCAGCATCTATGACCTTCTTGCACCAACGATATAAGTAAGGATCTACCTCTATTACATCTTCCAGTGAAATTTCCTCTTTTCCAGCCAGTTGCAAAAGAAACAAATGGGCAAAGGCAACACCCACTTGTATTTCGTACATCAAAGCTAATGCAACCAACTTCCCAACAAATTCCAAGCAATCGAAGTGGAAGGGTTCGAGCTCAATTGCTgtgtatttaaataaaaaataaataaatactacgTACATACACTATTCTTGATGTCATGAACCGAGATACTAATATATATACATAGTGATCACAGCTCAAACCAACTTTTGAAATCAAATTGCTTGCAAGTTCCAGATTTAATGTTTGAATCATAATCCAAAATTATATAACAAAGCATTACAACAGATTAGTGAAATTGATTATGTCAAGATTGAGAAGGTAGAAACAAACAGTAACAAATAAATGTCAGTTAAGTAATCAAAGGCAGTGCAAGCTTACCATGATTAGGATAAAACCTATTAGGATCATTTGGGCACGCTAGGAAAAGGGGGTTTTTTTGTGGATTGAATATAGCTCCACATAACTTGCATAACCAATGCTGCAGTACTCCAGGATCTGTAACTTGCTGATTTTTGAATTGCATATACAGATTCTTGCTCAGATTTTTAGACCAAACAATGAGCATCTCATATAATTTTGCATCATGTATTTTAGGAAATTGCCATGCCTGCATTTAATTAGGAAAGTGAATTAGTAATCATGCTTCAAAACGGATGAGCTCTAATTCAGTGCTATTAAATCATCTTTACGACTATAAAGTTTTAAGTTCAAGCTCCAATCCAAGTCAAATTAAAAATCATGATTCAAAACTTATGCACTTCGTATTCCAAATACCTTTGGGAACCGAGACATCAGGGGATTACTTTTATTGTCGAGCTGTAAAGTTGTAGCAATTTCGTATCCGTACAGCGACTCATTAAGGTCTTCAAGCTCCAGTCCTTTAACAGACAACTTGCCGATTGATGTACCAAAAACACTATCAAATCCTTGTATGAAAAATGATACTTGTTCAGAGATAGATGCGACAAAACGGTGTTGAATTAGATGATCAACATAAGCCTCCCTGCTACTTTTGCTATTCACATAGCTCAGTTCTGTGCTCCATTGGCACCCCAACAAAGCTTCAGGGAATTCTAGAACTTCAGAGTCAATGACCTCACCATCTATGATCTCCTTGCACCAACTATGCAAGGAGGGATCTAGATCCCTTACTTCTTCTAGTGAAATTTTCCTCCTTCCGGCCAGTTGCATAAGAAACACATGGGCAAAGGCAACACCAATTTGTATTTCAGACATTAAAGCTATCGCAACCAACTTCCCAACGAATTTAAAGCACTCGAGGTCTAAGGTTTTGGGCTCAATTGCTGCGtatgtaaaaaaataaataaataaatactacaTACATTCCCAATTTATGGCTATttaatatatacacacacacacacttcttGATGTTGTGAACCAAGATACTATATATACACAATGACCATAGCACAAACCAACTTCTAAAATCAAATTGTTTGCAAGTTACAGAATtaatgtttgaatcatattctgaAATTATATACAAAATATTGCAAGAGATTAGTAAATTTATTATGTCAAGACTTGAGAGGGAAGCAACAAACATTGACTTGTTAATGTCAATCAAATAATTTAGGCAGTGAAAGCTTACCAGGATTAGGATAGAACCTCTTAGGATCATTTGGGCACGCCAGAAAAAGGGACTTCTGAGGATTGAATATAGCTCCACATAACTGGCGTAACCAATAATGTTGTACTTCACGATTTGTAATTTGCTGATTTTTGAATGCCATATACAGATTGGCGTCCAGTTTTTCAGACCAAACGAGCATCTCATATAACTCCACTTCATGTATTCTTATCTCAGTCATCATCATCATGGCTAAATGCATCCTAGATTTACTATCCATCACATCCTTTCGCTCGAGTAGCCACAAGTGATCATTGGTTCTATCAGTGCTTTTAGCTATTAGTTCTAACAGTGAACGCCTTTTGTTTCTTAATACATTCCAAAAGAGTTCTTCACTCATGCAATGTTTAGATATCACATGCAATGCCTTCAGAATGGTAAGATATAGAGAATATCCACAATAAGCAGATTCCATGTACGAGAAATTTTCAAAATGAGCAAGGTACGCTTCCGTCTTTGAAAGCAAGtcagaaaatttatgtttaaaattGCAAAGGTAATTTGAAGTGGAATCCGCTCGCAAATGAAT is a window encoding:
- the LOC131182267 gene encoding mitogen-activated protein kinase kinase kinase 1-like → MSRFPKAWQFPKIHDAKLYEMLIVWSKNLSKNLYMQFKNQQVTDPGVLQHWLCKLCGAIFNPQKNPLFLACPNDPNRFYPNHAIELEPFHFDCLEFVGKLVALALMYEIQVGVAFAHLFLLQLAGKEEISLEDVIEVDPYLYRWCKKVIDAELIDSEVLEFAEAELGRQWSTELSHVNSKSSRESYVDRLIQHRFVKSISNQLLFFRKGFDNVFGTSIDQLFSFNGRGLKDFNESLCGCKISGTSQLNKRKFLNNDCNKSDTLMHRFQKVRRKGRNITNWRRGVRLGSGSFGSVYEGFAVDGFFFAVKELLLPDGGIIDQLEKEVDLLCQLTHPNVVKYFGTSKDESKLYVFLELVSKGSLEKVYKEFPLQDSHVSVYTKQILKGLNYLHERNVVHRDIKCANVLVDENGCVKIADFGLAKVTNSNAIIKSCKGTVYWMAPEVFNNKKAGGYGFQADIWSVGCTVLEMLTGKPPYSDLGLEKGQLIYRIGKGHLPSLPDSLSDDSRDFIQRCLKVNPKDRPTTAELLEHPFVNK
- the LOC131182018 gene encoding E3 ubiquitin-protein ligase UPL5-like, whose translation is MAEADSKPISIFVVVMMDGGPSRWISANSNDTIKSVHYQIREVFGIPLTLQKIYCFGKRLEWCQTLKECSIGDYPCLQVVLRKDGVTRQNSSEALNLVSQIHAMCQRKSVAFDYGCISNKIRDLFSILRQQTMFLLVDLPSSFVTLYENNEEIGDAVIRFFLDSLLKMMLAKGWLDKCASILARLCVYLGSYHGDGNHLYRLCRTHLTELVEKGNYKIKLEYLIHPITSILFYFSDLVESLSIDLDRRPIRDIKAFSLVLCNNIHLRADSTSNYLCNFKHKFSDLLSKTEAYLAHFENFSYMESAYCGYSLYLTILKALHVISKHCMSEELFWNVLRNKRRSLLELIAKSTDRTNDHLWLLERKDVMDSKSRMHLAMMMMTEIRIHEVELYEMLVWSEKLDANLYMAFKNQQITNREVQHYWLRQLCGAIFNPQKSLFLACPNDPKRFYPNPAIEPKTLDLECFKFVGKLVAIALMSEIQIGVAFAHVFLMQLAGRRKISLEEVRDLDPSLHSWCKEIIDGEVIDSEVLEFPEALLGCQWSTELSYVNSKSSREAYVDHLIQHRFVASISEQVSFFIQGFDSVFGTSIARQ